In Nematostella vectensis chromosome 11, jaNemVect1.1, whole genome shotgun sequence, a genomic segment contains:
- the LOC116613216 gene encoding uncharacterized protein LOC116613216: MQLVLGLLALSCAAGLQSAEGAKYDVLSCNSFNLANNQYEQNADHGSWPASGFCRAIRNQILPVGAHYSYEALVSLYNVRGRGGVNFGHLGLAYNALDANNFDFVYFRPHSSGGCFQTGYVINGIPTFPADSVSSACPSGPPRGGAWFQAKVLVQGTKARIFLDNKLIREVSTHYRPYGRAGVIVANGYKNVIYFKNFEIKGISKSYPFPARSCMATHTLPGYYLLDADHGSWPRSGFCRTLLKPALPGSSYRVSAKFLNLIGRDGVNFGHLGLMFNAKDINNFDFVYFRPHSAGGCYQTGYVVNGVPNLSGASSGPCSGGPPSGGKWFSAHVDVIGTRGKIFLGEILVATITTHFPAKLQGGVIVANGYKNVIYFKEYKMKKLSDGLPFPSRSCRATLRGPGYYELDAAHGTWPASGFCRVLMPKSLHTKEYSVSVDLYNVVGWKGVNSGHLGLMYNAKDIDNFEFVYFRPHWVAGCYQTGYVKNGVPVFDNLAVNRPCVNGPPKGQTWFTAKVSVEGASVKIYRDNVYLSSVPTRFTPTPKGGVIVANGYQNVIYYRDFRLRPLNQPIPFLTTQCISAAQKGSGYTLHGTNGAWPGSGFCRALYDEVIAGSGYTISADFYNVRGRSSSQSSGVGHLGIMFNAKDLNNFDFIYFRPHWVNGCVQPGYVQTNVVHTTSTFPCSNGPPATGTWFNIKVVVAGSQARVYRDGVLVRTISGHFSALASGGVVVANGYDNVIEFKNFNVVKN, translated from the exons ATGCAGTTGGTGCTTGGCTTGCTTGCCCTGTCTTGTGCGGCGGGCCTGCAATCTGCTGAAG GTGCAAAGTACGATGTGCTATCCTGCAATTCCTTCAACTTAGCGAATAACCAATACGAACAAAATGCAGACCACGGCTCATGGCCAGCCAGCGGCTTCTGTCGTGCAATTCGTAACCAGATCCTCCCTGTCGGCGCACACTATTCCTACGAGGCTTTGGTGTCGCTGTATAacgtgagggggaggggcggggTGAATTTTGGTCATCTTGGATTGGCTTACAATGCGCTGGATGCGAACAACTTCGATTTCGTATACTTTCG TCCTCACTCCTCTGGGGGCTGCTTCCAAACTGGTTACGTCATCAACGGAATCCCAACATTCCCCGCGGACTCAGTGTCCAGTGCTTGCCCAAGCGGACCTCCGAGGGGTGGAGCATGGTTCCAGGCAAAGGTTCTCGTCCAGGGTACCAAAGCTCGCATATTCCTGGACAACAAACTAATCCGAGAAGTTTCTACCCATTACCGACCATATGGACGCGCAGGCGTCATCGTCGCGAACGGTTACAAAAATGTTATCTACTTTAAAAACTTTGAGATAAAAGGCATCTCAAAATCCTACCCCTTCCCGGCGAGGTCTTGTATGGCGACACACACTCTTCCTGGATATTACTTGCTGGACGCGGACCATGGCTCCTGGCCGCGAAGCGGGTTTTGCAGAACATTACTTAAACCTGCTTTACCTGGTTCCTCTTATCGGGTGTCGGCGAAGTTCTTGAATCTGATCGGGCGTGACGGTGTTAATTTTGGACATCTTGGACTGATGTTCAATGCAAAGGACATTAACAATTTCGATTTCGTCTATTTTAG GCCACACTCTGCTGGAGGCTGCTATCAAACAGGATATGTCGTCAACGGGGTCCCTAATCTTAGTGGTGCTTCCTCAGGGCCATGCTCTGGTGGCCCCCCATCAGGCGGAAAATGGTTCAGCGCGCATGTTGACGTCATCGGAACACGCGGCAAAATCTTCCTCGGAGAGATCCTGGTAGCGACTATCACAACCCATTTTCCCGCCAAACTACAAGGTGGTGTCATCGTTGCCAATGGTTACAAAAATGTCATATACTTTAAAGAGTATAAAATGAAGAAGCTGTCGGATGGGCTCCCATTCCCTTCACGGTCTTGTCGAGCCACGTTACGAGGGCCTGGGTACTATGAGCTGGATGCTGCGCATGGCACGTGGCCTGCTAGCGGGTTCTGCAGAGTGCTCATGCCAAAAAGTCTTCATACTAAAGAGTACAGTGTGTCTGTTGACTTGTATAACGTGGTTGGCTGGAAAGGCGTTAACTCTGGGCACTTGGGTCTTATGTATAACGCCAAAGACATCGACAACTTTGAATTTGTGTATTTCAG ACCCCATTGGGTGGCCGGTTGCTACCAGACCGGATATGTGAAGAATGGggttcctgtgtttgacaatCTCGCAGTTAACCGCCCGTGTGTTAATGGACCACCAAAAGGACAGACTTGGTTTACTGCAAAG GTCAGTGTTGAAGGAGCATCGGTAAAAATCTACAGAGATAATGTATATCTCAGCTCAGTCCCTACGCGCTTCACTCCCACACCAAAAGGTGGTGTCATTGTCGCCAATGGTTACCAGAACGTCATCTACTACAGAGACTTCAGGCTCCGCCCACTCAACCAGCCAATACCGTTCCTTACCACTCAGTGCATTAGTGCAGCTCAGAAAGGCAGCGGTTATACACTTCATGGTACAAACGGCGCATGGCCTGGAAGCGGGTTCTGCCGTGCGCTGTACGACGAGGTAATTGCAGGCTCAGGTTATACAATCTCTGCTGATTTCTACAACGTTCGCGGAAGGTCTAGTAGCCAGTCTTCTGGAGTTGGACATCTTGGAATAATGTTCAACGCAAAGGACCTGAACAATTTCGACTTCATTTACTTCAG GCCCCACTGGGTCAACGGCTGCGTACAACCCGGATATGTCCAGACCAATGTCGTCCACACTACGTCCACGTTCCCATGCTCTAACGGCCCTCCCGCCACAGGAACCTGGTTCAACATCAAAGTTGTCGTGGCCGGAAGTCAGGCTCGTGTCTATAGAGACGGAGTTCTCGTGCGCACCATTTCCGGTCACTTTTCCGCTCTCGCAAGTGGTGGCGTGGTCGTGGCCAATGGTTATGACAACGTTATTGAATTCAAGAATTTTAATGTTGTGAAAAACTAG